DNA from Vicia villosa cultivar HV-30 ecotype Madison, WI unplaced genomic scaffold, Vvil1.0 ctg.000321F_1_1_1, whole genome shotgun sequence:
tgttaagtttaagcttaatctcactaatatattacaacagcaatgtagtgaggttgatgaagtttgggagcttttgatttgaacaacgtttcaacgtttttgcataaagtcttgtattcataattcgtaacttagcttctcatcagaacttcatatatataggcgtttgagaagatgaccgttgggagcatttaatgctttgcatattccgtacagcattgcatttaatgtttcactcttttgtcaactacctcgagccttgctttcgctgtgtctactgacgttgcctttaatagctttcaacgttccttttgtcagtcagcgtagcctgccagctagtacttgcttctgatctgatgtttgtgtaaacaacgtttgaatatcatcagagtcaaacagcttggtgcagagcatcttcttgtcttctgaccttgaagtgcttctaagtgtgataccatgagaacttcagtgcttctgcttctgatctcaagtccttctgatgcttccatagaccatgttctgattctgcttgaccatcttctgatgtcttgccagaccatgttctgatgttgcatgctgaacattctgagtcagtgcttcttgcgctgattttgtgcatactctttatataattcctgaaatggaaattgcatagtattagagtaacacattatctcatacaaaattcatatacattgttatcatcaaaactaagaatattgatcagaacaaatcttgttctaacaatggtaTCATTGCAAATAACAATAGGTAGAAGTCTAAAATACTGTAAACCCAACTTCTGATTTTAACAAAATGCAATAGAGATTTGTCTTTACGACTGGAGGTCTACAAGGATCTAATCACATATTTAAAATTCTAAGGGACGAAGCGTTTTATCTGCATTAAAATTCTTTCATCGTTGgtcattttcttccataatatGTGTATATGCTCTAATTGAAATGATTTCCTCACATTTGCTTGAGTATTTGTGGTCATTGAAGTGTGGAGTCCATACGATACTTCCTCCATTAACAATAACCTTTCTTCAAGGTTGAAGTTGAGATAGTCCAAAATGAACTCATACAATTTTTCTCATATCGCATGTTGGAACGTAATGAGGTGTGCTCGGTACTAAAAAGAGACATTGGAACGTAATGAGGTGTGCTCGTACCACGAAACGACTTTAATTGCGAGTCATGAAAAACAAGGTGATTTTCTCCTTTTAAGATAACTTTAACCTTGTAAATCATGGCACCATTATGGATAACACTAAGAAAAAGTCCAAAAATTTTTAAGCCCAACTTCTAATTTTAACGAATTGTATGTCTATACGATTGGAGCTTTACGGGGACTTGATCACCTATTTGAAATTCTAAGGGATGATGACCTATATTTACATAAAACCTCTTATATTGTTGTTCATATTCTTCCATAATATATGTATTTGCTTTAAGTAGATTAATTTCATCATAATTGGTTGAGTATTTAATGTCATTGAAGTGTGGAGTCCTTAAGTTGCTTGATAACGTGCGATgtcacatgcaagtatacatgtatGTTTTAAGTATCAAGTGATACAATAGTAAGGATTTCAATCGCACAGGGAATGGAAAGTAACTtagattaattttgtaaagaactaTCTATTGTAAATAAGCATAAGTAGGGTAAAAATAGTTTATGGTTGTCATAGGTTCAGTTTAGATCAAACAAAGGTTAGAATAGTTTTAAGAAAGTAAATGAGTTCAGTAATTGAGAGCATGTTGGACAATGATCCATCAATATAAGTTTGTTATTTATGTGTGCATGATGTGTTGTGTGATGCCAGGAAAGGTCAGAAAGTGATCTAAGGGTGTATCTTTACATCATTGAAAACATATACATCAGGGCAAGAGAACAAATCTAAGTCTTGCTTATAACCCTATAGCATGTCGTTTTTATTCTAAAGGTCCTTTATGATTGTAGCTATTTATCTCTGAGTAGATAATCTAGTGAATATCTCTATCATACTATTTTCAATCACTCTTATCATGAAGTCTACTTGTTTTTGGATCTCTCACAACAACAAGCTTGTATCTTTTTTCATGTTGATCAATCAAACAAATTTATAACAGTTTAAAAGATGATAAAACAAAGCATTAACAacacatcatttaatcataaagaCTACATAATATTAACTTTTCATTGGTCCACATAAAAGGTTTAGCTCATAATGAGCTTATTACATGCAACAATATTAGTTCTTAAGCTAATCATTCTCAAACACATAGTGAAAAAGAAATAACAATCTAAGAGAAACTTCTTCGTTTTCTTTCAATGGTTAATCACCAAGAGAGAGCTTATGTCATGTCATATATCAGCAGTAGGCACTTGAGGTGATGAGAAGAAGAATCTCCATTTTCACTCTACTCATTCTCTTCGCTGGTTTCTTATAAGTGTTTTTCTCTACCAATGTTGAACTCTTTTTCATATTACCAAGAGTTGTTTTATAATTGCTATAGCTAAGGTTTTGCACATTGTCTTGGATCATGGGCTTGAGAATAAATATCAAATCAGGACCACAAGAGAATCAGTAACATTCTCTCCATTTCTTCCCATTCGTACAATAGTGGAATAAGCTACAGACAATAGTGAGAAACAAAGTGCAGCGTGGGAGTCTACTGACACAGACAAGCAGATATTGTTGTCCTTATGGAAGTGTGGTGAGTTAGTGGTCGTACTATGTAATGGCTTTTGTCTTCTAGTGTCTCGTTCTTATCCTTTCAAACCACACTACTACCAAAAGCACTTCTAACATTGGACGCGAATTGCATTTTACCTcggcaaaagaatcgaggtaacaaagggcgtcatgaaaagtaAAGACTTAACACCTCAATTTTTAAATCACCAAGGTAAAGGGTTGATTATGGCATGAGTTTGAACTCCAActtctgcacttttattatttacaaaaactagCGCCTTTTATGCCAATGGCTTTCATTTCTTCATTACTCCATCACTGATTGCAATGACAATCAACTGTCTAGAGACAGTTTATTGTGTTGAACACTTTGAAAATAACAATGTCTACCCAATCCAACTTCACCGAATTTATGCCAAAAAAAACCTCTCAAGTCCTACTTCTCTACTCCGTATTGCAAAATTTTGGTTTCAACTTCTCATGGCAAATCTCTGTCCAAGAGAGAAAGACTTGGAAACGCTTACTTGGTATGACAAGTATCTCTTGTTATTCCTCATCTACAACATGATAGTTAATCTTTCTATTGTAATTTTCAACTTCTTGAAGGAAATGATAAATACTTCTCGGGAGGAAACGACTTTCCTCATACCTTATGTAAGAGTTCTTTCTAAACTTTTCCATAAGTTAGGGATAGTTAGGGGTAATGTTGAAGTTGAGTGGACTGAGAAGTTTGAATTTGTTAAGTAGTTTTCTTTgttgtgttatttttttattattattatcaagggaatatttcttttttcttttattgtctattcttgtttattgataacaaagttttaaATGCAAAAACGGGGATTCAAAGCGAGGTTCTTATAGCTATATTATCTCAGTTCTCAAGAAAAATGAGATAACAGGTTTATTAATTTGTTTATGGATAAATAAAGGCGCTAATTTATAGATGTGTTATCTATGTTATCTTGGTTTTAGTTGACAAGAGAACCTTCACTTTCAGTTCCAATGATTGCTAATTGCTATAGTTTCATTTTGTGTATTGATAAACTATTAAGTATAAATTTTGTAAAAGTACAAGGTAATAGATTTCTATTTACCCTTAAGCGGGACTACCAtttatatgatttatattaatATAGTAACGACAATAAATTTGTTGCTAAATTCTTCCCTAAGATGAACATTATTATAAATCCAAAAATATTCGCTAATTCAATATCTAAATATATCACTAATTTAAAACATCTTTCTTGAATATTTTCAATCCTAAGGAGATGCTTATATGACCAGaacttcaaatttttttaatcatcTTTTACATGAAAGTTTATTGTATTATAAGCATCTCTcacaaaaattgatttttttatggggatgaattaaaatatgaatttttaagcgtcgatttttttattaaatggaaACAATACAAACTTTGACCTATGATTGAATTTTGAAATAACTGTTTTGCATGGACTTCCCTCCTAACACATAAAAATAATCTGCAATATTTTGTGGCATTCTAAATAAATCCCAATTtgtgttgatttttttaataCTTAACACATAAATAAAGTTTTTTCTACAAGCAGAAACAAAATAAACATAGACCTACACATCAAAttttaatctaatttttttatagatttctATTACAACAAATAAAAAGCAGTGCAAAGTTTAATCGCATTCTAGCAATGCCTCACTCTATTGTTTTAAGAGGAAGAAACAACGAAACTATATGTCTACGCATCATATTTTTATCTTGTTTCTTGTAGGAATTTCTCTGACAACAAATAGAGAGAAAATGCAGAATTTCATAGCATTATGGGATaccttaatttatttttatttgtttccacctcttgaaaaaatatatttatatttgtatcaatcgaaaaatcaaaataaatcaagacttattaaaaaatgacatgAAACCTTGAAGACCCTTTATATGTATTATGAGGTAAGTTCGTGCAAAAAGTTCgttcaaaattcaatcaaaagCTAAGGTTTGGGTTGTTTCAGTTTCATGAAAAATTGAcgcttaaaaaattcatatttaatttatccCACTTCAAAAAAAAATCCAATAATTCTAAAAAAGTTACTTAAAATGTAATAGACTTGCTgcaaaaaaacatgaaaaaaaaaacaaagtttatgtccttatatataattgtttaggatgaaaaaaattattaaaaaaattgtttaaattaatgaTCGATTTAAAGACTGAATTAATGATCATCTATAAGTTTAAATATGATATTCGTCGAAGAATTTACCATCGTTATATAGTTAATTAATGTTAATAatataaaatgattttaaaaattgACACATGATATTATGCTATGTTGGCATCTTTATAATGACATTGTCACGTGTATGTTTAATCACCCAAAAAAAAACTTCTATGCAATATTTCACATCAATTTCTGTTaatgaaaaattataaaaaaccaaaaatattgaTGAGAAACATTAGGACTAagattgtttaaagaaaaaaatttaagaaaacaaataattttttggTATATTTAACAACTTATTTACcccaataataataattgatattGTAGCACATAATGTATCAAACCAAATGTCGTCGTggctatttaaaaataaagatcaTTGTGGAGATACTAATAAGCATTTGTCACTCTACACGGGCATAGAACTAGGAACTGAAAGAAAACATGCGTCACAAAAAATGGTCAAAGCTTAGCAAACCTGTGGAAATAAAATAATAACGGATCTGAAACTTCGCATTATTTTATTCCCTTACCATTGGTTCATGAAACTTTTAATAACCACCGATCAACACTTTCTCAATTACCATCTTTTAAACTTCCACAATCAACTCATTTTCACTTGCTAGTTCCGTAAACACAACCTTAACACTTAGTACATTGTCATAACATTGTACTTATATCTATACATTGTGTTCATATATAACTAACTTTTTTAGTTTTTGCAACCGTGAATACAATGGGGAGAATTTTAATGCAGTATTTGACCTCGAAAACGGAACCTGTTGTAGCCAATTTAATAGATTCTGATTTCAATGAACTCAAACTTGCAGCAACAAAACTTTTTAATGATGCAACTATGTTAGGAGGCAAAGGTTTTGGCATGTCTCTCCTTAGATGGATCGCTTCCTTTGCTGCTATGTAAGATCAAATTATTCAAATCACGCTGTTCAAACTAGGATTTTCAATTtagttataaatatataatatgacGGATTATTTACGTAAGCAAATGTTGATTTCAGTTATCTACTGGTTCTGGATCGCACCAACTGGAGAAGCAATATGTTGACTTCATTATTAGTGCCTTACATATTCTTCAGTTTTCCTGGTTCTTTATTTCACTTTTTCAGGTAACTGCTAATACTCCCTCTGGCcgttaatataagaaaaaaatgttttttagattcattgaataactaaTATATCTGGTTTATATTAAAGtggaaatttcatttttattattcagAGGAGAAGTTGGAAAATGGATTGCTTTCGTTGCGGTCGTGTTGAGGCTTTTCTTCAATAAACATTTTCCAGATTGGATGGAGATGCCGGGATCAATGATTCTTCTAGTGGTAGTGTCCCCAGACTTGTTTGCTCTAAAGTTTAGGAACAATTGGATTGGAGTGGCAATTGATCTTTTAATTGGTTGTTACTTGCTACAAGAACATGTGAGAGCTACAGGTGGATTCAGAAATTCTTTCACACAAAGACATGGAATATCTAACACTCTTGGCATTATCTTCCTCATAGTTTACCCAATTTGGGCATTGTTTATCCATTAATTATAAATGCATTATTATACCATATAGTATACTACTATAGTTGGTAATAATGTGATATTTTGCTGGAAAATAAGGTGAAGTCTTAGTGTAGCTGaacttcacaattttttttagacAATATGTTAATGCAGAGTTGATTGTAATTTCATCCTAAAAGTTATATATATTAGAGAATATAATAGTCACTTGGCAATTATGAAGGTTTTACATCAACACTAGGGTGAACAAATATATCGGTGGATATTTGAAACATTATTATTAtcatcttaatatatataaatccaaggttgtcatcatgGCAACCCTAGTCACATGTCACCTTGGTAGTATCTCTAAATAAAATTTAGCCACATGTCACTTTTATAATAAATCTAAACAAAAATCTTAATTTTGACTTTTACTAATTTaatcatatattaaaaataaataaatataataatcataataataataatataaaaataatattcaaccacaaatattaataataattatataaatatgtaatatataatatttataagtttatattttattaatttgttaaaaaaatttaaacttttgttataaataattaataatattttatttaaattaaaaaataaaatgtaagtaatctgtaacaataaattaaaagtccttattatttagtttattatagatttaaaaataaaaataaatttaacataagtttatattttattaatttttaaaaaattcaaactattgttataaatgattaataatattttatttaaattaaaaaataaaatataagtaatttgtaacaaaaaattaaaagtccttattatttaatatattttaaagcatttgttttattaattttaaaatttccattattaataataatatattatcacCCTTTCAATTAGTTATCTATCTTTTTATactgattttaaaattttcatttttgctatttttttattctcatatatttcctctttcattttctaaaatttatatcatttttttaatatttcatgattttggagttcatataatttttcttaattttatatttaattcataaaattatttaaataattataaaaacaaagaTCAAATCTAACAATACCCCTATTttataaacatatattttttaataacaatGTAACTATTAAAAcgtttttctcttaattttaataattctgtataataacaattaatatataatttatgaaaCCATAAAAACCCATTATAAAttctatttattgtattttaaagtatttattttattaattttataacttccACTCTTATTAATATACTATCACTCTTTcagttattttctattttcttaacTATACATCTTCACTAACATGACTCTTTATATacagatttttcatttttcattttcgccatttctttttcattctcatATGTTTCTTCTTTCATTTTCTAATATGtgtatcatttttttaaaaattttatgtgCAGATTTAGGAGTTTATATGtttcctcttttatttttcaaaatgtgTATTATTTGTTTAAAACTTCATGTGCAGGTTTTGAAGATATATATGAGAACTTTGTTGAAAGATCAATTCTCTTACAAAAAGGTAGACACTAtaactttttaattttgtttcttttatttttctttaacattacaccactaaatatatattaaattatactAACCACTTTTCTTTCTATTCACTGTCCTTTTTATGTAAGCTTTTAAGTTATTGCGGTGTATTGTAAAACTTTCATCATAAGCTATatactttttatgtatttttaaccTTGAGTGTTAATATTATGAATTGCAGTTGAAATATAGATTATAATATGAAGATTTTTTTCATTGCATATCAACAACAATGTATAGGGTGAAGATTATTTAACAAGGAGTCTACATTTTTTCACCTTTCTATTAATTTTGGTAACTTTCAATTAGTATTACTATTCATTTTTGTATCATCAATTACTATTACAATGGTCATGTAtacgtttttttaattttttgtaatgtaatttaatttatattttttattcctcACATAAATTCAATATTCTCATATCTATGTGTTAGGATAAAGACTCAACTTACTATATTGTATTAATTAATGAATATTTTAGAAAACATTTTTATATGTATTGCATTCAATATTTGACTCTATTACATAAAAGTGGattgaatttttaattattttacttacGATTATCAAAGTATTCCTttcttattaaaatatattacaaaTCAAATTTGGAATCTATATATGGTGTTATATGCATATCAAATATCTTGAAGTGTATTTTGTggattaaataataaaatcaaagttgGAATTTACATATGATGTTATATCCATATCAAATATCTTGAAGTGTACTTTCTGGATTTAgtaatataatcaaataaaaatagaattttaCATTTACATATACAGGCAAAAGAATCTACATATATTATGATATGACGACTTTCAAGAGACAACCAAACTTAAGAAACaactgaaaaatatattttatttttttagcaaatgttttttttttaataatttagtaGTCATTCTTTATTATatctcattattttttattttacttcgGTTTTAAAAAATTTTCATTATCTTTACTTTATACAAATTTGCATAATAAAAGAATTATAATACTATTAACTACATTCATGTTACATAATGAATGAGTTATAAAcctatatattataattattaattttattaaaaaaatcaatttgtgGTACACatgtatttattaaaatattttcaaatttataatttatagaaGAAAACCACGTATGTAtatcttttaaataattatttttttattacaatcTATTAGAATATTAGAACAAGAATTATAAACTCAATTTGATATCTAAATTAAAActcagaaaataattttttttttaatttagttgatacatgaaaaaattttctttaatatatgttaataaatattaataatataaataaaataaaataaatagtagtTAATTTATTCAACaactataattaattatttaattgattcaaagaaaatatattGTTGTATTGAATTGTTTCttcacaaaataaaattttaatctaattttttacattcataataaattattatatagaaCAATTATTTGGTCACAATTTTATTAATTCAt
Protein-coding regions in this window:
- the LOC131626780 gene encoding cold-regulated 413 plasma membrane protein 2-like; translated protein: MGRILMQYLTSKTEPVVANLIDSDFNELKLAATKLFNDATMLGGKGFGMSLLRWIASFAAIYLLVLDRTNWRSNMLTSLLVPYIFFSFPGSLFHFFRGEVGKWIAFVAVVLRLFFNKHFPDWMEMPGSMILLVVVSPDLFALKFRNNWIGVAIDLLIGCYLLQEHVRATGGFRNSFTQRHGISNTLGIIFLIVYPIWALFIH